From the genome of Streptomyces sp. V1I1, one region includes:
- a CDS encoding DNA/RNA non-specific endonuclease, producing GRRVTFTRDEHGRPYEMNAIITRDMLDEGTHARNSLEPPGFLGGDYNQARGHMLARMLGGSGDTLDNLFTITQNPTNSPDMRDWEQDIYNAVADGEIITYNVYLEYTDDEKDSVPKYIQLEATGNRGFSLDVPMTNPAHEQQQRHRRGLL from the coding sequence GGGACGGCGGGTCACCTTCACCCGCGACGAGCACGGCCGCCCCTACGAGATGAATGCGATCATCACCCGGGACATGCTCGACGAAGGCACTCATGCCAGGAACTCGCTGGAGCCGCCAGGCTTCCTTGGCGGCGACTACAACCAAGCGCGCGGGCACATGCTGGCCAGAATGCTGGGCGGATCCGGCGACACGTTGGACAACCTGTTCACCATCACCCAGAACCCGACGAACAGCCCTGACATGCGGGACTGGGAGCAGGATATCTACAACGCCGTTGCGGACGGCGAGATCATCACCTACAACGTCTACCTCGAGTACACCGACGATGAAAAGGACTCCGTACCGAAGTACATTCAGCTCGAAGCCACCGGAAACCGCGGCTTCAGCCTGGACGTCCCGATGACCAACCCCGCCCACGAACAGCAACAGCGACAC